One segment of Cynocephalus volans isolate mCynVol1 chromosome 8, mCynVol1.pri, whole genome shotgun sequence DNA contains the following:
- the PLA2G2E gene encoding group IIE secretory phospholipase A2 — MKPPPVLTFLCLLVALAGGNLVQFGLMIEKMTGKPALQYNDYGCYCGIGGSHWPVDPTDWCCHAHDCCYGRLEKLGCDPKMEKYIFSINEHSIFCAGKTACQWQTCECDKRAALCFRQNLDTYDRKYAHYPNKLCTGPTPPC; from the exons atgAAGCCTCCCCCTGTCCTGACCTTCCTTTGCCTCCTGG TGGCCCTGGCTGGCGGGAACCTGGTCCAGTTTGGGTTGATGATTGAGAAGATGACGGGGAAGCCGGCGCTGCAGTACAATGACTACGGCTGCTACTGCGGCATCGGCGGCTCCCACTGGCCGGTGGACCCAACCGACTG GTGCTGCCACGCCCACGACTGCTGCTACGGGCGTCTGGAGAAGCTGGGCTGTGACCCCAAAATGGAGAAGTATATTTTCTCTATCAATGAGCATAGCATCTTCTGTG CCGGCAAAACCGCCTGCCAGTGGCAGACTTGCGAGTGTGACAAGAGGGCTGCACTCTGCTTTCGCCAAAACCTGGACACCTACGACCGCAAATATGCCCATTACCCCAACAAGCTGTGCA